The genomic region CCGTTAACGGGATTAACCTTGCTAGAGAGGAGTAACTCGTAGGCTCATTATGCAAAAGGCACGCAGTCAGATACTACTTCCCGATAAATCGGGAGATTTCTCCTCCTACCGATTGTAAGCGCACGGTTTCAGGTTCTATTTCACTCTTCTGTTCGAAGTACTTTTCACCTTTCCCTCACGGTACTAGTTCGCTATCGGTCTCTCAGAAGTATTTAGCCTTACCAGATGGTGCTGGCAGATTCCCACAGGATTTCTCCGGTCCCGCGGTACTCAGGATACTGTTAGGTAGTAAATTCATTTCGCATACAGGACTTTCACCTCCTATGGTCCAGCTTTCCAGAAGTATTCTGCTATGAATTTACATTCCACGTTACAGTCCTACAACCTCCCGTTTGCCGTAACAACCGGGATTTAGGCTTTTTCCCTTTCGCTCGCCACTACTCAGGAAATCACTATTGTTTTCTCTTCCTCCGGATACTAAGATGTTTCAGTTCACCGGGTTAGCTTCCCGATTTCTCGGGATTGTCCGTCTTCATCGGACAGGGTTGCCCCATTCGGATATCTCCGGATCAAAGGTTATTTGCACCTCCCCGAAGCTTTTCGCAGCTTGTCACGTCCTTCATCGCCTCTGAGAGCCAAGGCATTCACCATACGCTCTTAAGTAACTTTCTTAATTGCTCTTATTTCTCATTATTGATTTTGATATAGTGATGTATTAAACATCGACTATCTGCTGTATTTTCTTTCTCAATATGTCAAAGAACTTAAAAAGATGTTATCCACACCCACACTCACACCCACACTCACACCCTTTTCGTGGAGAATATCGGAATCGAACCGATGACCTCCTGCTTGCAGGGCAGGCGCTCTAGCCAGCTGAGCTAATTCCCCCAAACGCTTCATGTAGTCCCTCGCAGATTTGAACTGCGGACCCCTACATTATCAGTGTAGTGCTCTAACCAACTGAGCTAAGGGACTGTATAGTTTACGCTGTAAACCTTACTGCCAATGCTCTGAAGAAGAGCCACGCTGCTCATTTGGGATTTTCTCAATAAAAAAAATGAAGTGAACCGAAGCAACAAATAGGATCCCGATTTGCATCGGGTGAATAGTAAACCGCTCTAGAAAGGAGGTATTCCAGCCACACCTTCCGGTACGGCTACCTTGTTACGACTTAGCCCCAGTCACTGGTTTTACCCTAGGCCGCTCCTTACGGTAACGGACTTTAGGTACTCCCAGCTCCCATGGCTTGACGGGCGGTGTGTACAAGGCCCGGGAACGTATTCACCGCGCCATGGCTGATGCGCGATTACTAGCGAATCCAACTTCACGAAGTCGGGTTGCAGACTTCGATCCGAACTGAGACCGGCTTTTCGAGATTAGCATCCTGTCACCAGGTAGCGACCCTCTGTACCGGCCATTGTAGCACGTGTGTAGCCCTGGACATAAGGGCCGTGCTGATTTGACGTCATCCCCACCTTCCTCACTACTTGCGTAGGCAGTTCCCCTAGAGTTCCCAGCATGACCTGATGGCAACTAAGGATAAGGGTTGCGCTCGTTATGGGACTTAACCCGACACCTCACGGCACGAGCTGACGACAACCATGCAGCACCTTGTAGGTCGTCCCGAAGGAAAATCCCCTTTCGGGGACTGTCGTCCTACATTTAAGCCCAGGTAAGGTTCCTCGCGTATCATCGAATTAAACCACATGCTCCTCCGCTTGTGCGGGCCCCCGTCAATTCCTTTGAGTTTCAACGTTGCCGCCGTACTCCCCAGGTGGATCACTTAATGCTTTCGCTTAGACGCTGACTGTGTATCGCCAACATCGAGTGATCATCGTTTACAGCGTGGACTACCAGGGTATCTAATCCTGTTTGATCCCCACGCTTTCGTGCATGAGCGTCAGTTTAAGTTTAGTGAGCTGCCTTCGCTATCGGTGTTCTGTGTCATATCTATGCATTTCACCGCTACATGACACATTCCGCCCACTTCAACTGTACTCAAGAACGACAGTATCAATGGCAATTCTACAGTTAAGCCGTAGGATTTCACCACTGACTTATCGTCCCGCCTGCGCACCCTTTAAACCCAATGAATCCGGATAACGCTTGCATCCTCCGTATTACCGCGGCTGCTGGCACGGAGTTAGCCGATGCTTATTCAAATGGTACCATCAGCCCCGCATCACGTGCGGGGGTTTTTTCCCAAATAAAAGCAGTTTACAACCCATAGGGCCTTCATCCTGCACGCGGCATGGCTGGGTCAGACTTGCGTCCATTGCCCAATATTCCTTACTGCTGCCTCCCGTAGGAGTCTGGTCCGTGTCTCAGTACCAGTGTGGGGGTATATCCTCTCAGAACCCCTAGACATCGTAGCCTTGGTGAGCCGTTACCTCACCAACAAGCTAATGTCACGCATGCCCATCTCTGACCGCCGGAGCTTTGATATCCCGGACATGCGTCCAGGAAATATTAAGGGGTATTAATCCCGATTTCTCGGGGCTATCCCCCTGTCAGAGGTAGGTTGCATACGCGTTACGCACCCGTGCGCCACTCGTGTATCTCCGAAGAGACCTTACCGTTCGACTTGCATGTATTAGGCCTGCCGCTAGCGTTCATCCTGAGCCAGGATCAAACTCTTCATTGTAATATGTTGATCTTTAATGGCAAGGATTCACTATTCTTTTAACTCGGAATTGAGTTTTTCTATTTGCTACTTCGGGCTTCACTTCAATATTTTCAAAGAACTTCTTCTGCTTTATTTATCTCCCCTTTATTTAAGGGGCTGCAAAATTAAACATTTTTTTCTAACCTGCAAATTTATTTTTCAGTTATTTCAAAAAAACATTTTTGCAACAAAAAAACGAAAAGGATTGCAAAGTTATGACAAAATTAATTTCCCCGCAATACCATATCGGATTTTTTTTAAAGAACGCCTGGTTAAAAAGTGGCTGCAAATATACTGATGTTTTTTACTCCCTGATATGAAAAATGTTGCAGATTTGAACATTTTATTAACAGGTCTGCGGGTCTCTGGTCTACAGGTTCCTGGTCTACAGGTTCCAGGTCTACAGGTACCAGGTTGCAGGTTACAGGTTACAGGTTACAAGTTGTTGGTTATCTCTTACCCAAAGACCTGCGACCAGTTATCCGCCGACCTTTAAATATTCCCCCATTTTTCATACTTTTGTATGGTGGTTCTCGTTATCTTTCTAAATTTTCAATCATATATGCTCCGACTGATACCAGCAGCTTTGAAAACGTTCCTGACAGCCTTTCTGCTGTTCCTGGTTTTTGCCACACCTCTGTTCGCACAAAGAGACAGCACTGCCCGGGAGGATCTCTATAAGCCCCGGTTCATAGACCGCTTATTTTTTGGTGGTAACTTTGGACTGCAGTTCGGAACAATGACACTTGTCGAAGTCTCTCCCTTGGTCTGGTGCAGCATTACACCACGGTTGATCTCCGGAGTTGGTGTCACTTATGAATATTATAAGGATTCCCGGTATAGTTATGTTTATACGACAAATATTTACGGCGGCAGGGTACTGTTAAATTACTTTGTCTTTAAGAATATCTTCGCACATGCTGAGTATGAGCTGCTAAATTATGATGCCTACATAACCCCTTTTACCACTGAACGCGTGAATGTGAACAGCTGGCTCGTCGGCGGCGGTTTCAGGCAGATGATAGGTGGAAGGTCCTTTATGACCCTTTCGATACTATGGAACCTCAATGAAACACCATATTCACCTTATACTAACCCGATTATCAGGGTGGGAATAGGTTTCGGATTTTAAGCTGTATCACTCAGGGAAGAGCATTCACCATCATCTTCAGCACAAAGGAGATGGTATACATCGTATTGGCTATTCCGGATACCGGATGGTAAGCCAATTCGCCTGTAGCTTGAGTGTTTTGTATGAAATCTTCAGAAAACCTGATGATCGATACCATCCCGTCATAATTGATGAGATTGGATTTATCTTTAGGAGTGTGATATTCAGGGTGATCCCCTGAGGTAAAATAGGCTATGGGAATACCCTTCTGAAGAAACGCATAATGGTCGGAGAATGCCGGTGCTGCTTTGGTCTTCTTCAGGTGAAAAGTCTTATGACCTGTCTCCGATAGAATCTGTTTCCATTGTGGCGAACTGGTCACACCCATAGCTGTCACGACATTGCCCTCGCAGCCTAAACGCCCGATCATGTCGAAATTCAGCATAAAATATACGGTGTTTAAATCTGTGGTCGGATGATTACAAAAGTATTCAGAGCCAAACAATCCTTTTTCTTCCCCTGAGAAAGCGATGAAAAGGTAATTGAATTCTTTATTTCCATGATCCATCATATATCTGGCCAGTTCCATTATACCGGCAGTGCCGCTGGCATTGTCGTCAGCCCCGTTGTTTATGTCATTTCTGCGGTTGATGCCAATGTGGTCATAATGAGCGCCGGTAATGATGGTCTTCTCAGCTTGATTATCGATATATCCGATGACATTATTATAAATGTATGGTATCCGGTCAATTTTTACCCTGATATCGGCTTCTGCTCCCGGATGCTCATTAATGAACCATTTTGCATAGGAGTTCACAAAAATCACCGGGCATGCAAGAGTGTCGGGGCGGGTGAAATCAAAGAGACTGTCATAGAACGGACATGCCCTGTTCCACAAAATGACCGCTGCAGCACCTTTGGCGACAATGTCCCTGATGCGGTGCACCGGATTTATCCATTCCGGTTTTGTGTCCTGATTTATCATTTCTTCCGGAATCCCGGCATTCATCAGAACAATTTTTCCTTTCAGGTCAGCAATTTTGGAAGGATCATTGAATAATGTGCCCGGTAGGCTGATTCCATATCCGATATCCATAATTTTTCCTTTTGCCGCACTGTTTCCCGAAAAGCATGTGGCACCAAAGTCAAGCATGTACATGAACTGTGTGCTGTCAATGATAAGCTGGTTGGTGACATGACAGTATTTGATGTCCTGATGCCGGAATGGCTGAAGGTATGATCCGATGTCGCTCCCTTTTGGCTCTAATCCGATATCGCGGAACTGGGAGATGATATACTCATAGGCCATTTTTTCACCAGGTGTGCCCGATTCCCTGCCCTGAAACGAGTCGGAAGCAAGTATAGTCAGGTCACTGACAATCCTTGCCCTGACAGCGCTATCGGTCTGAATAAATTTTGCAGGCTGCGCTTGCAAAAGACCCGCAGGTATAAGAGTGAATACCAGGATATGTCTGATCATGCCTTTGGTATCCTTTTTAGAATTTCGATCAGCAGGTCCCAGAACATCTGAACCGTGCCAATTTCGATCCTTTCATCGGGTGAATGTACACCCCGGAGTGTCGGACCAAACGAAACCATGTCCATATCAGGATATTTTTCGAGGATAAGGCCGCACTCCAGTCCGGCATGAATGGAACGCACAACAGGCTCCTTGCCGAAGAGATGTTTATATGCCTTAACGCTGATATGCAAGATGGCTGACTTGGGATTCGGCGTCCATCCCGGATAGCCTGTCGTATGTTCAACCTTTGCACCGGCCAGTTTAAAGACACTTTCCACCATGGTGGCGATGTCGACTTTGGCGGTATGTGTGTCGCTACGCTGGCTTGTGGCTATGACGATCCGGTGTTCTTTTTCATTGAATTTCACCGATGCCATGTTTGTGGATGTTTCAACCATCCCGGGCATCTTCCGGCTCATGGTTATCACACCGTGCGGGCAGGCATAGAGGGCATTCAGCAGCCGTCGCTGTGTCTTTTTATTGATGACCTTTTCAGGCATGACCACCTCTTCTGACGATATGGCCAGATCAGGTTCGGTGATCGACATCTCATTTTTAACTTCCTCAGCGAATTTTTTCATGTAGGCCTCCATGGCGGTCTTCCGTTTGGCAGGCAGGGTCACTATGGCATAAGCCTCACGGGGAATGGCATTCCGCAGGTTACCACCGTTGAAATGGGCAAGCTGCAACTTATATTTAATATATGTATTCCATAGTAACCTGTTGAGGATTTTGTTGGAGTTCCCGAGCCCTTTATCGATATCATCACCGGAATGGCCTCCCTTGAGGCCTGATACCGATATTTTGAAGGCCACGGCATTCTTGGGTGCTTTTTTATCCTTATATGAAAAGGTGGCAACAGTGTCCATTCCGCCGGCACAGCCGATGAAAAGCTGCCCTTCATCTTCCGAATCGAGGTTCAATAAGATTTTCCCATCCATAAAACCGGGTTTGATGGCAAAAGCTCCTGTCAGGCCTGACTCCTCATCAATGGTAAACAAACACTCTATCGGACCGTGTTCAATATCTTTTGCCGCAAGTATAGCCATCTGGGCCGCGATTCCTATGCCGTCATCGGCACCAAGAGTGGTGTCTTTTGCCTTCACCCAGTCCCCGTCGATGTAAGGCACAATGGGATCTGCATCAAAATCATGCGGAGAGTCACTGTTTTTTTCGCACACCATGTCCATGTGGCTTTGTAAAACCACCGTTTTCAGATTTTTTCGACTGGGTGTGGCTGGCTTTCTGATGAGTACATTGCCGGCTTCATCAGCCGCTGATTCAAGATGATGTTTCTTTGCAAAGTCCAGAAGAAAAGCCCTTATTTTTTCTTCTTTCTTTGAAGCGCGCGGTATCTGGCAAAGCTCTTCAAAATAGCTCCACACTATTTCCGGCTTAAGTTGCCCTAATATTTTTCCCATATTCTAAGTTTTTTATGAAAGTTATGTCGAGAAATTGTTATGAATTTATTTGCTTCCTGCTTGTCGTCGGTTAGGTTTGAATTATTTTGTGACACAAAGGTACACAAAGAAGACACGAAGTATCACAAAGAAAAGATATTTAAAGGGATAATTTTTTATTTCAGACCGATGATAATCAGCGTTTTTTTTTCAGGGCTGCAATGGTTTTGAGAGGATTTTCAGAAGAAAAGATGGTATAGCCTGCCACCAGGATGTCAGCACCGGCATTCACGAGCAGCGGTGCATTGGCCAGATCAACGCCGCCATCCACCTCTATCAGTGCCTTGGAATGTTTTGAGAGCATCAGGTCTTTCAACCGTGATACTTTCGCATAGGTGTTTTCGATGAACTTCTGTCCGCCGAAACCTGGATTTACCGACATAACCAGCACCAAATCGAGGTCAGCGATGATGTCTTCCAGTAAATGAATGCTGGTATGGGGATTCAGGACGACGCCTGCTTTTACATCAAGGGCTTTCAAACTCTGAATAGTGCGATGCAGGTGAGTGCAGGCTTCATAATGAACGCTTATGATATTAGCCCCGGCTTCCTTAAAGGCTTTCAGATACCTGTCAGGATCAATGATCATCAGGTGTGCATCGAGGGGTTTGCGCGCCAGCCTTTGCACAGCTTTTATCACCGGTATGCCAAAGGAGATGTTGGGAACGAATACGCCATCCATGACATCCAGGTGGAACCAGTCGGCTTCACTACCATTAATGAGTTCAATGTCTTTCCTGAGATTGGAAAAGTCAGCCGACAGCAGTGAAGAGGCGATGAGGTGCGACATGTGTAAGCCGTTTTAACCCAGGTATGTCTTAAGTATCTTGCTTCTGGATGTATGTTTGAGGCGCCGTATAGCTTTTTCTTTTATCTGCCGCACCCGTTCACGGGTGAGGTCGAATTTTTCGCCGATCTCTTCGAGGGTCATCGGATGCGTTTGGTTCAGGCCGAAATATAACCTGATCACATCCGCTTCGCGCGGTGTGAGGGTCGAAATGGCACGGTCAATCTCTTTTTTCAGTGAGTCATAGATGAGTTTAGTCTCCGGTGTAGGGCCGTCGTCATTTTTCAGGACGT from Bacteroidota bacterium harbors:
- the rpe gene encoding ribulose-phosphate 3-epimerase is translated as MSHLIASSLLSADFSNLRKDIELINGSEADWFHLDVMDGVFVPNISFGIPVIKAVQRLARKPLDAHLMIIDPDRYLKAFKEAGANIISVHYEACTHLHRTIQSLKALDVKAGVVLNPHTSIHLLEDIIADLDLVLVMSVNPGFGGQKFIENTYAKVSRLKDLMLSKHSKALIEVDGGVDLANAPLLVNAGADILVAGYTIFSSENPLKTIAALKKKR
- a CDS encoding aminoacyl-histidine dipeptidase — encoded protein: MGKILGQLKPEIVWSYFEELCQIPRASKKEEKIRAFLLDFAKKHHLESAADEAGNVLIRKPATPSRKNLKTVVLQSHMDMVCEKNSDSPHDFDADPIVPYIDGDWVKAKDTTLGADDGIGIAAQMAILAAKDIEHGPIECLFTIDEESGLTGAFAIKPGFMDGKILLNLDSEDEGQLFIGCAGGMDTVATFSYKDKKAPKNAVAFKISVSGLKGGHSGDDIDKGLGNSNKILNRLLWNTYIKYKLQLAHFNGGNLRNAIPREAYAIVTLPAKRKTAMEAYMKKFAEEVKNEMSITEPDLAISSEEVVMPEKVINKKTQRRLLNALYACPHGVITMSRKMPGMVETSTNMASVKFNEKEHRIVIATSQRSDTHTAKVDIATMVESVFKLAGAKVEHTTGYPGWTPNPKSAILHISVKAYKHLFGKEPVVRSIHAGLECGLILEKYPDMDMVSFGPTLRGVHSPDERIEIGTVQMFWDLLIEILKRIPKA
- a CDS encoding M28 family peptidase, producing the protein MIRHILVFTLIPAGLLQAQPAKFIQTDSAVRARIVSDLTILASDSFQGRESGTPGEKMAYEYIISQFRDIGLEPKGSDIGSYLQPFRHQDIKYCHVTNQLIIDSTQFMYMLDFGATCFSGNSAAKGKIMDIGYGISLPGTLFNDPSKIADLKGKIVLMNAGIPEEMINQDTKPEWINPVHRIRDIVAKGAAAVILWNRACPFYDSLFDFTRPDTLACPVIFVNSYAKWFINEHPGAEADIRVKIDRIPYIYNNVIGYIDNQAEKTIITGAHYDHIGINRRNDINNGADDNASGTAGIMELARYMMDHGNKEFNYLFIAFSGEEKGLFGSEYFCNHPTTDLNTVYFMLNFDMIGRLGCEGNVVTAMGVTSSPQWKQILSETGHKTFHLKKTKAAPAFSDHYAFLQKGIPIAYFTSGDHPEYHTPKDKSNLINYDGMVSIIRFSEDFIQNTQATGELAYHPVSGIANTMYTISFVLKMMVNALP